One region of Bacillus pumilus genomic DNA includes:
- the pstB gene encoding phosphate ABC transporter ATP-binding protein PstB, whose protein sequence is MVQMLAEKKEIAAKKAPLQAEQILQVQDLSIYYGEKRAVNHISFEIEKNAITALIGPSGCGKSTFLRSINRMNDLISGARSEGAIMYEGLNILDDRINVVNLRREIGMVFQKPNPFPKSIYNNITHALKYAGEKRKSVLDDAVEESLTKAALWDEVKDRLHRSALSLSGGQQQRLCIARTLAMKPSVLLLDEPASALDPISNAKIEELLGELKNDYSIVIVTHNMQQALRVSDRTAFFLNGDLVEYDATERIFTRPAQQKTEDYINGRFG, encoded by the coding sequence ATGGTTCAAATGCTAGCAGAAAAAAAAGAGATTGCAGCGAAAAAGGCTCCACTTCAAGCGGAACAGATTTTACAGGTGCAGGATTTAAGCATTTATTATGGTGAAAAAAGAGCGGTCAATCACATTTCATTCGAGATTGAGAAGAATGCAATCACCGCATTAATCGGCCCATCCGGCTGCGGGAAATCTACCTTTTTACGCAGTATTAACCGCATGAACGACTTAATCTCAGGTGCGAGAAGTGAAGGGGCGATCATGTACGAAGGATTAAATATTTTGGATGACCGTATTAATGTGGTGAATTTAAGAAGAGAAATCGGCATGGTCTTCCAAAAACCAAATCCATTTCCTAAATCGATCTACAATAACATCACCCATGCGTTAAAGTATGCCGGGGAAAAAAGAAAATCTGTGCTTGATGATGCGGTTGAGGAAAGCTTAACAAAGGCGGCGTTATGGGATGAGGTCAAAGATCGTCTGCACCGATCTGCTTTGTCATTGTCAGGCGGTCAGCAGCAGCGACTTTGTATTGCACGTACACTTGCGATGAAACCTAGTGTCTTATTATTAGATGAACCGGCTTCTGCCCTAGACCCTATCTCAAATGCGAAAATTGAAGAGCTATTAGGCGAATTAAAAAATGATTATTCAATCGTCATTGTGACACACAACATGCAGCAAGCGCTCCGTGTATCAGATCGTACGGCCTTTTTCTTAAACGGAGATCTAGTAGAATATGATGCCACAGAACGTATCTTTACACGTCCTGCACAGCAAAAAACAGAAGACTATATCAATGGTCGATTTGGATAA
- a CDS encoding DUF2759 domain-containing protein has translation MMLVIIFGLVTILAALGIYRSLKKVNVLAIAFAGATFLVFGWFTVMTIIYSGYPTAH, from the coding sequence ATGATGCTCGTCATTATTTTTGGTCTAGTCACGATTTTAGCTGCACTCGGGATCTATCGCTCACTTAAAAAAGTGAACGTACTTGCCATCGCTTTTGCTGGCGCGACATTTTTGGTTTTTGGCTGGTTTACTGTCATGACCATCATCTATAGCGGTTATCCAACTGCACATTAA
- a CDS encoding MTH1187 family thiamine-binding protein encodes MAIADVTIIPIGTETPSVSAYVADVQRILEGFQKEGKINYQLTPMNTLIEGELSVLFEVIQHIHEAPFEKGLHRVATNIRIDDRRDQTTTLTSKIESVNKHLNQ; translated from the coding sequence ATGGCCATAGCAGATGTCACTATCATTCCAATAGGCACGGAAACACCAAGTGTCAGTGCTTATGTAGCAGATGTACAAAGAATTTTAGAAGGCTTTCAAAAAGAAGGGAAAATTAATTATCAACTAACACCAATGAATACATTAATTGAAGGTGAATTATCCGTTTTATTTGAAGTCATTCAGCACATTCATGAAGCACCTTTTGAAAAGGGACTGCACCGCGTAGCGACCAATATCCGCATTGATGACAGGCGGGATCAAACCACAACGCTTACAAGTAAAATAGAAAGCGTGAATAAGCACTTGAATCAATAA
- the pstB gene encoding phosphate ABC transporter ATP-binding protein PstB: MNAVATKAAKKEVFRVNDMNLWYGQHHALKHIDLAIREHEVTAIIGPSGCGKSTFIKTLNLMVKTVPGVKITGDMMYKDDNILKGRVDLVELRKNVGMVFQKGNPFPQSIFDNVVYGPRIHGVKSKQQLKEIAEKALRDVALWDEVKDRLSAPALGLSGGQQQRLCIARAIATSPDILLMDEPTSALDPVSTLKIEELIMKLKEKYTIAIVTHNMQQAARVSDRTAFFLMGELVEVNDTNVMFSEPNDQRTNDYISGRFG; encoded by the coding sequence ATGAATGCAGTAGCAACTAAAGCAGCAAAAAAAGAAGTGTTTCGTGTGAATGATATGAATCTTTGGTATGGACAGCATCATGCATTGAAGCATATTGACTTAGCGATTAGAGAGCATGAAGTTACAGCGATTATCGGCCCGTCCGGCTGCGGAAAATCAACGTTTATTAAAACGTTAAATCTTATGGTCAAAACAGTGCCAGGTGTGAAAATCACTGGGGATATGATGTATAAAGATGACAACATTTTAAAAGGTCGTGTCGATTTAGTGGAGCTGCGTAAAAATGTCGGCATGGTGTTTCAAAAAGGGAATCCATTCCCTCAGTCAATTTTTGATAATGTCGTATACGGACCAAGAATTCATGGAGTTAAGAGCAAGCAGCAATTGAAAGAAATCGCGGAAAAAGCGCTTCGAGATGTTGCCCTATGGGATGAAGTGAAAGATCGATTAAGTGCTCCCGCTCTAGGCCTTTCTGGCGGTCAGCAGCAGCGTCTTTGTATCGCAAGAGCCATTGCTACAAGCCCAGACATCTTATTAATGGATGAACCAACATCAGCGCTTGATCCTGTCTCAACATTAAAGATTGAAGAATTGATTATGAAATTGAAAGAGAAATATACGATTGCCATTGTGACGCATAACATGCAGCAAGCGGCTCGGGTATCAGACCGAACGGCATTCTTCTTAATGGGGGAGCTTGTTGAGGTCAATGATACGAATGTGATGTTTTCTGAGCCAAACGATCAAAGAACGAATGATTATATATCTGGTCGATTTGGATAA
- a CDS encoding endolytic transglycosylase MltG, translated as MTKKSIQTFAAGMILATGVLAIVFFLTGKDEAAADTTTKETLAQKVTDTDVKNYLDSKKEVTVSRETYQQLLDYKEKALKANEDGDSKSDQQKEDKPKGKSIKFVIKNGMSTSDVSDMLEKDGIINSSKDFNDYVIDAGYHKEIRAGKFNLKTGMTFKQIVKALTK; from the coding sequence ATGACGAAAAAAAGCATCCAAACGTTTGCAGCAGGTATGATTCTTGCAACTGGGGTTCTTGCGATTGTCTTTTTCCTCACTGGGAAAGACGAGGCAGCAGCTGATACAACAACAAAAGAAACCCTCGCACAGAAAGTAACAGACACTGACGTGAAAAACTATTTAGACTCCAAAAAAGAAGTCACTGTCAGCCGTGAAACGTACCAGCAGCTTCTTGACTATAAGGAAAAAGCGCTGAAGGCAAATGAAGACGGAGATTCTAAAAGTGATCAACAAAAAGAGGACAAGCCTAAAGGCAAATCGATCAAATTTGTGATTAAAAACGGTATGAGTACAAGTGATGTTTCAGACATGCTTGAAAAGGACGGCATCATCAACTCGTCTAAAGATTTTAATGATTACGTAATTGACGCCGGCTACCATAAAGAAATTCGTGCAGGCAAGTTCAATTTAAAAACAGGAATGACATTCAAACAGATTGTCAAAGCCTTAACAAAATAA
- a CDS encoding ROK family glucokinase — MIGDWFVGVDLGGTTIKLAFINLYGEIQHKWEIPTDKSGQTITVDIAKSIDHKLVEISMPKSALIGIGMGAPGPVDKVSGIVYKTTNLGWTNYPLKDHLEAETGLPSVIENDANIAALGEMWKGAGDGAKNILMVTLGTGVGGGIIVNGEVVQGETGAGGEIGHICAVPFQGAPCNCGRTGCIETIASATGIVRLAKDKLVTEQHTSSLGTLTSLTAKEVFKAAESGDDLAMRVVEEVTTHLGLVLANLASALNPTKIVIGGGVSKAGELLRSKVERVVKHHAFPPCADDVEVVIASLGNDAGVIGGAWMAKNKWLS; from the coding sequence ATGATCGGGGATTGGTTTGTAGGAGTTGATCTTGGCGGTACGACAATTAAGCTTGCGTTCATTAACCTATATGGTGAAATTCAGCATAAGTGGGAGATTCCTACGGATAAATCAGGGCAGACGATCACAGTCGATATTGCCAAATCAATTGACCACAAACTAGTCGAAATCAGTATGCCCAAATCAGCGCTGATTGGGATTGGAATGGGTGCACCTGGGCCTGTAGATAAAGTATCTGGGATTGTCTATAAAACAACGAATCTCGGCTGGACAAACTATCCACTCAAAGATCACCTAGAGGCAGAGACCGGACTTCCATCTGTCATCGAAAATGATGCGAATATTGCTGCACTCGGTGAAATGTGGAAGGGTGCAGGCGATGGCGCAAAAAACATCCTGATGGTCACACTTGGCACAGGTGTTGGCGGCGGCATTATTGTAAATGGTGAAGTTGTTCAAGGTGAGACAGGGGCTGGCGGAGAAATTGGCCATATTTGTGCCGTTCCATTCCAAGGAGCACCGTGTAATTGCGGGAGAACAGGCTGTATTGAAACCATTGCATCTGCGACTGGCATCGTCCGGCTTGCAAAGGATAAATTAGTAACAGAGCAGCATACATCTTCACTTGGCACGCTCACTTCGCTGACTGCAAAGGAAGTGTTTAAGGCCGCTGAAAGTGGAGATGATCTTGCCATGCGTGTCGTAGAAGAAGTGACGACTCATCTTGGGCTTGTGTTAGCGAATCTTGCCAGTGCGTTAAACCCAACAAAAATCGTGATTGGCGGCGGTGTTTCAAAAGCAGGTGAGCTCCTTCGCAGTAAAGTAGAACGCGTTGTTAAGCATCACGCATTTCCGCCTTGCGCTGATGATGTCGAAGTCGTGATTGCCTCTCTCGGAAACGATGCAGGAGTCATCGGCGGTGCATGGATGGCAAAAAACAAATGGTTGTCTTAA
- a CDS encoding MFS transporter, with protein sequence MSAQSLWKRNFTYLFMSKMCKITADSLSFNTILWLLVLGGKGAIGTAFFIAVSFVPQAIVGPLITPMMKPHQLKFWMCFADLTRGAIILVIVVSYFYGFTPLALVIGCMLLHSATGGSYEPASVSIIPKLVHEDLIQKANATIQSASHVVRLVTVTVCGVMIAFVGVGYTMLVIIPLYLLSALLVLIITYETEIIIDKAKKGVSYGKRLIRGFSLVRRHHILFPLAIFCVCSNFAAAPWEALSVIYLTEDLHSGPVIYSFIKVTTALGAFLMGFVLTKVKVNRYGLLFIGAGIVDGISFFITGMNAFLPLVFISAFALGAAISAVNVPEHTMIQLSVKAEDQPQVYAIINMISFFMIPLGALIGGYMATLFGSGYVIAAGGIIEAVSGICLLLFTKIGKVERADLTIERDKPSLNAT encoded by the coding sequence TTGAGTGCTCAAAGCCTGTGGAAAAGGAATTTCACTTACTTATTTATGTCTAAAATGTGCAAAATAACAGCTGATAGTTTATCTTTCAACACCATCTTGTGGCTTTTAGTACTAGGCGGAAAAGGGGCAATTGGAACAGCCTTTTTTATTGCGGTCAGCTTTGTTCCGCAAGCCATTGTTGGGCCGCTAATTACCCCAATGATGAAGCCGCATCAATTGAAATTTTGGATGTGTTTTGCTGATTTAACAAGAGGAGCGATAATTCTTGTGATTGTGGTCAGTTACTTTTATGGTTTCACGCCATTAGCACTTGTTATTGGGTGTATGCTGCTTCATTCGGCAACTGGTGGCTCCTACGAACCGGCGTCTGTATCAATTATTCCAAAGCTTGTCCATGAGGACCTCATACAAAAAGCGAATGCAACTATTCAATCAGCAAGTCATGTAGTCAGGCTTGTGACGGTCACGGTTTGTGGTGTCATGATTGCGTTTGTAGGGGTAGGATATACAATGCTTGTGATTATTCCTCTTTATCTCTTGTCCGCTTTACTTGTATTAATCATTACATATGAAACAGAAATCATCATTGATAAAGCCAAAAAAGGGGTATCATACGGCAAAAGATTGATTCGGGGATTTTCACTTGTGAGAAGGCATCATATTTTGTTCCCATTGGCGATTTTTTGTGTCTGCTCAAACTTTGCTGCCGCACCATGGGAAGCATTGTCTGTTATTTATTTAACAGAGGATTTACATAGTGGACCCGTGATCTATTCATTTATTAAAGTCACAACGGCACTAGGTGCATTCTTGATGGGGTTTGTTTTGACAAAGGTAAAAGTGAACCGGTATGGGCTGCTGTTTATAGGTGCCGGGATTGTTGATGGAATCTCGTTTTTCATCACAGGTATGAACGCATTTTTACCACTTGTGTTTATATCAGCTTTTGCATTAGGTGCCGCCATCAGTGCAGTCAACGTGCCTGAACATACAATGATTCAATTGTCAGTAAAAGCAGAGGATCAGCCGCAAGTGTATGCAATTATCAATATGATTTCCTTCTTCATGATCCCGTTAGGCGCTCTCATTGGCGGCTATATGGCGACATTATTTGGTTCCGGATATGTCATTGCGGCTGGAGGCATCATTGAAGCTGTATCAGGGATATGCCTGCTGCTATTCACAAAAATTGGGAAGGTAGAGAGGGCGGATTTGACGATAGAACGGGACAAACCTTCTTTAAATGCAACGTGA
- a CDS encoding 5-formyltetrahydrofolate cyclo-ligase, protein MKKELRLQTLAKLDQISAEEFERSTALLHEHLLQLPAWKQAKTIALTMSSGKEIPTMPLIEKAWEEGKTVCIPTCFPKTKEMMFYEYTPETKMTPSYFGLLEPDPQVSTAVHKETIDLIIVPGVCFDQKGYRIGFGGGYYDRYLADYHGGTIALCLSLQQIRHVPTEAHDIPVSMIVSEKGTLYQK, encoded by the coding sequence ATGAAAAAGGAGCTTCGCCTTCAAACATTAGCCAAGCTTGATCAAATAAGCGCTGAAGAATTTGAGCGCAGCACGGCTTTACTTCATGAGCACTTATTGCAGCTGCCAGCATGGAAACAGGCGAAAACGATCGCTTTGACGATGTCTAGTGGAAAAGAGATACCGACAATGCCTTTAATTGAAAAAGCGTGGGAAGAAGGAAAAACAGTATGTATCCCTACCTGTTTTCCGAAAACAAAAGAGATGATGTTTTATGAATATACACCCGAAACAAAGATGACACCCAGCTACTTTGGGCTATTGGAACCAGACCCTCAAGTATCAACAGCTGTACATAAAGAAACCATTGATTTAATCATTGTGCCTGGGGTATGCTTCGATCAAAAAGGCTACCGGATTGGATTTGGGGGCGGCTATTATGACCGCTACTTAGCTGACTATCACGGGGGAACCATTGCACTTTGTCTGTCTTTACAGCAAATCAGGCATGTGCCGACTGAAGCGCACGACATACCGGTGTCTATGATTGTCAGTGAAAAAGGCACGTTATATCAAAAGTAA
- a CDS encoding M14 family metallocarboxypeptidase: MKTTSFGKIEWQLDGEEKDHVAKQLGIGNAAFHLSNQISNEYLLLPGYRLPEGIHSFSSIGELQKFIAPYRLQQSDDWINGTFEYDSAQLEEELSHLKAAFPFLQMSIIGHSVLDTPIYEIRTEPVQHLHSIHLNASFHANEWITTSVLIKWLKSLCLAASDPVQARHHEAVHILRTTALSIVPLVNPDGVDLVRNGPESLGLSSEEFTPLHDGYADYQEWKANIRGVDLNNQFPAYWEIEYYRYETKAPSNRGFPGYQPLTEPEAKAMANLALRKRFDRLVALHTQGEEIYWGFLGHEPAISKETVKRFEQVSGYKPVQYLDSYAGYRDWFIYQCHNEGYTVELGLGKNPLSMNQFDTIYEKTKRLLWEACKC, from the coding sequence ATGAAGACAACGTCGTTTGGGAAAATTGAATGGCAGCTAGATGGAGAGGAAAAGGATCATGTAGCAAAGCAGTTAGGGATAGGGAATGCAGCTTTCCATTTATCCAATCAAATCAGCAATGAGTACCTCCTTTTACCGGGATATCGACTTCCGGAAGGCATCCATTCATTTTCTTCCATAGGTGAGCTGCAGAAATTTATTGCGCCATACAGGCTGCAGCAATCCGATGATTGGATCAATGGAACCTTTGAATATGATAGTGCTCAATTAGAAGAAGAGTTGAGCCACTTGAAAGCCGCATTTCCTTTTCTTCAAATGAGCATCATAGGTCATTCAGTGCTTGATACACCTATTTATGAAATCCGAACAGAGCCTGTTCAGCATTTACATTCTATTCATTTGAATGCCTCTTTTCATGCAAATGAATGGATCACGACGTCTGTTTTAATAAAATGGCTGAAATCGCTGTGTTTGGCTGCATCTGACCCGGTGCAAGCAAGGCATCATGAAGCCGTTCATATTCTGCGAACCACAGCTCTCTCTATCGTACCATTGGTGAATCCAGATGGTGTGGACCTCGTACGAAATGGACCAGAGTCACTTGGTCTGAGCAGTGAAGAATTCACACCGCTACATGATGGATATGCTGACTATCAGGAGTGGAAAGCAAATATACGAGGGGTGGATTTGAACAATCAATTTCCTGCTTATTGGGAGATCGAATACTACCGTTATGAAACTAAGGCTCCGTCCAATCGAGGTTTTCCTGGGTATCAGCCGCTAACAGAGCCAGAAGCGAAAGCGATGGCAAATCTAGCGTTACGAAAACGCTTTGACAGGCTTGTTGCTCTCCATACACAAGGGGAAGAGATATACTGGGGGTTTCTTGGTCATGAACCAGCCATCTCAAAAGAAACGGTCAAACGATTCGAACAAGTAAGCGGCTATAAACCGGTTCAATATCTTGACAGCTATGCAGGCTATCGCGATTGGTTTATTTATCAATGTCACAATGAGGGGTATACAGTCGAGCTTGGCCTAGGAAAAAATCCTCTTTCCATGAATCAATTTGACACGATCTATGAGAAAACAAAGCGGTTGTTATGGGAAGCATGTAAGTGTTAA
- a CDS encoding rhomboid family protein produces the protein MNVIDSLFWRVVDELRQKGYEMIQSPFPEDEIFFEAPRNSGYDLIRLYRKDVNFKQEIVRDIEEQTYRMDQLREAMRKRSLHLLQLQFTADDPVDDWEDLNGQPQKKQKVTVTPVLLNADTLQHDVNELQKWLNTSLTVDVEEAKRDTAEDVIQLKVSVLQAFDDQEKQRERERAVFQNGRPIFTYLFIAVQVVMFLLLELFGGSTNTATLTAFGAKNNGLILDGEWWRLITPMFLHIGLTHLLFNTFALWSVGAAVEKIYGSWRFLLIYFISGTFGSIASFVFNTAIAAGASGAIFGCLGALLYLAISNRKLFFRTMGTNIIVIILINLGIGFTVSGIDNAGHLGGLVGGFLAALAVRLPKQVKPVKMFLASIVLLLIGGFGLYTGFHSDDQKEAAAVSEAASLFDDKNYNEASKRLEEYVYQKDASAEALHIYALSEAQLGHLDKAIGFLQKSLKKNPDDPNKLYHLSLLYVEKGETAKAEELIEKGLDQDPKNDQFLKLKQYIENTQTH, from the coding sequence ATGAATGTCATAGATAGTTTATTTTGGCGAGTTGTTGATGAATTAAGACAAAAAGGGTACGAGATGATTCAAAGTCCGTTTCCAGAAGATGAAATATTTTTTGAAGCACCACGAAACTCAGGGTATGATCTCATCCGTCTATATAGAAAAGATGTGAATTTTAAACAGGAGATCGTTCGAGATATCGAAGAACAGACGTATCGGATGGATCAGCTGAGAGAGGCCATGCGTAAACGTTCTCTGCATCTCTTACAGCTCCAATTTACAGCTGACGACCCTGTAGATGATTGGGAGGACCTAAACGGTCAACCGCAAAAAAAGCAAAAGGTGACGGTTACACCTGTATTACTGAATGCAGACACTCTTCAACACGACGTAAATGAGCTGCAAAAATGGCTCAATACATCTCTGACAGTGGATGTAGAAGAGGCAAAAAGAGACACAGCTGAAGATGTCATCCAGCTTAAAGTGAGCGTACTTCAAGCATTTGATGATCAGGAAAAGCAGCGTGAACGAGAACGGGCCGTTTTTCAAAATGGCAGACCGATTTTCACCTACCTGTTCATCGCTGTTCAAGTGGTGATGTTTCTTTTACTTGAACTATTTGGCGGAAGTACCAATACGGCAACTTTGACAGCGTTTGGTGCTAAAAATAATGGGCTGATCTTAGATGGAGAATGGTGGCGTCTGATTACACCAATGTTTTTGCATATTGGCTTGACACACTTACTCTTTAATACATTTGCTCTTTGGTCTGTCGGAGCGGCTGTTGAGAAAATTTATGGCTCATGGAGATTTTTGCTCATCTATTTCATTTCCGGCACTTTTGGTTCCATAGCGAGCTTTGTCTTTAATACGGCCATCGCAGCCGGTGCATCAGGCGCGATCTTTGGATGCTTAGGTGCACTATTATATTTGGCAATTTCTAACCGCAAGCTCTTCTTCCGGACGATGGGGACAAATATTATTGTGATCATCCTCATCAATTTAGGGATCGGCTTTACCGTATCAGGTATTGATAACGCAGGGCACCTTGGCGGTCTGGTTGGCGGTTTTTTAGCGGCTTTAGCTGTCCGGCTTCCTAAACAGGTGAAGCCTGTCAAAATGTTTCTTGCTAGTATTGTTCTACTGTTGATTGGTGGTTTTGGATTGTATACAGGGTTTCATTCAGACGATCAAAAGGAAGCGGCAGCAGTAAGTGAGGCAGCAAGTTTATTTGATGACAAGAACTATAACGAAGCAAGTAAACGTCTAGAGGAATATGTATATCAAAAGGATGCATCAGCTGAGGCTCTACATATATATGCACTATCGGAAGCCCAGCTCGGACACCTTGACAAAGCGATTGGATTTTTACAAAAGTCGCTTAAAAAAAATCCAGATGATCCAAATAAACTGTATCATTTATCGTTGTTGTACGTAGAAAAAGGAGAGACAGCGAAAGCAGAGGAACTAATAGAAAAAGGGTTAGACCAAGATCCAAAAAATGATCAATTTTTAAAGCTGAAACAATATATTGAAAACACGCAAACACATTGA
- a CDS encoding LTA synthase family protein: MRKKRLKAISFLLIATLLMWVKTYVIYKSSFNIKIENFMQEFILFINPLSFILFIFGIGLFMKEKNRNRYIIVTSFILTFILLANIVFYRFYSDFLTIPVLFQTNNMGDLGSSITSLIEPVDFLMFVDIIILMWLYKKQPSFRTDVTISRKERAAYYLFVAATFFFNLGLAETERPELLTRSFDREMLVKNISLYNFHIYDGVLQSKQSAQRALADSNSLTEIENYISANQTDRNEKTFGQAKGRNVILVSLESTQSFVINEKLNGKEITPFLNKLIKKSYNFTNFYHQTGQGKTSDSEFIVDNSLYPLGRGAVFFTNPSNEFTATPELLKDEGYHSSVIHANNKSFWNRDLIYDSFGYDKFFDIKSFDVNEENSVGWGLKDGPFFEQSAELMKSIPQPFYTRLITLTNHFPFDLDEEDKLIDEYDSKSKTLNKFFPTVRYQDEALKIFFEKMKETGLYENSIFVLYGDHYGISENHNEAMGQFLNKEITPFEEVQLQKVPFVVHIPGITDQHPKEIDTVGGQVDLRPTVLNLLGIDTSKQIQFGHDLLSKDTNDFTVLRDGSFITKDSVFTDGVCYNKKTGEPRDDETVCQSYEEKAKQELQFSDQIIYGDLLRFYDRNSPDHSPSKKEDETQLKKAS, encoded by the coding sequence ATGCGAAAGAAAAGATTAAAGGCGATTTCATTTTTACTGATTGCGACATTGCTCATGTGGGTCAAAACCTATGTTATCTATAAATCTAGCTTCAATATTAAAATAGAAAATTTCATGCAGGAGTTCATCCTGTTTATTAATCCGCTTAGCTTTATCTTGTTTATCTTCGGAATCGGTTTATTTATGAAAGAAAAAAATCGCAATCGATATATCATCGTGACGAGCTTTATTCTGACATTTATTTTGTTAGCTAACATTGTGTTTTATCGATTCTATAGTGACTTTTTAACCATCCCCGTCCTATTTCAAACAAACAATATGGGTGACCTCGGGTCAAGTATTACCTCTTTAATTGAACCAGTCGATTTTCTAATGTTCGTTGATATTATCATTTTAATGTGGCTCTATAAAAAGCAGCCTTCCTTTAGAACGGATGTCACCATTTCACGAAAAGAACGAGCAGCCTATTATTTATTTGTGGCAGCGACTTTCTTCTTTAACCTTGGTTTGGCTGAAACAGAGAGACCAGAACTGCTCACTCGCTCATTTGACCGTGAGATGCTGGTGAAAAATATCAGCTTATATAATTTCCATATTTATGATGGAGTGCTGCAATCGAAGCAGTCTGCTCAACGAGCCCTTGCTGACAGCAATAGCTTAACAGAAATTGAAAACTATATAAGTGCAAATCAAACCGACCGTAATGAAAAGACGTTTGGTCAAGCAAAAGGACGAAATGTCATTCTTGTCTCACTTGAATCTACACAAAGTTTCGTGATCAATGAAAAACTAAACGGGAAAGAAATCACCCCGTTTTTAAACAAATTAATCAAGAAAAGCTACAACTTTACTAATTTCTATCATCAAACAGGTCAAGGGAAAACATCTGACTCAGAGTTTATTGTTGATAACTCTCTCTATCCACTTGGAAGAGGGGCTGTGTTCTTCACAAATCCAAGCAATGAGTTTACAGCCACACCTGAGCTGTTAAAGGATGAGGGGTACCATTCTTCTGTCATTCATGCGAATAACAAAAGTTTCTGGAACCGTGACCTGATCTACGATAGCTTTGGCTACGATAAGTTTTTTGATATTAAATCATTTGATGTAAATGAAGAAAATTCAGTTGGCTGGGGGCTGAAAGATGGTCCATTCTTCGAACAGTCAGCGGAATTGATGAAATCGATCCCGCAGCCTTTCTATACGAGATTGATTACATTAACGAATCACTTTCCGTTTGATCTAGATGAAGAAGATAAGCTCATTGATGAATATGATTCTAAGAGCAAAACGCTAAACAAGTTCTTTCCTACAGTGCGATATCAAGATGAGGCGCTGAAGATTTTCTTTGAAAAAATGAAGGAAACAGGTTTGTACGAAAATTCCATCTTTGTTTTATATGGGGATCACTATGGAATTTCGGAAAACCATAACGAAGCCATGGGGCAATTTTTAAATAAAGAGATTACGCCATTTGAAGAAGTGCAGCTTCAAAAAGTCCCGTTTGTTGTACACATTCCAGGGATCACAGACCAACATCCAAAAGAAATTGATACGGTAGGTGGTCAGGTCGATCTCCGCCCAACTGTACTCAATCTATTAGGAATTGATACAAGTAAACAAATTCAATTTGGCCATGACCTTTTATCGAAAGATACGAATGATTTTACCGTGCTTCGTGATGGCAGTTTTATTACGAAGGACAGTGTGTTCACAGATGGTGTTTGCTACAATAAAAAAACGGGTGAGCCAAGAGATGATGAGACTGTGTGTCAGTCTTATGAAGAGAAGGCAAAGCAAGAGCTCCAATTCTCTGATCAAATCATCTATGGGGATCTCCTTAGATTTTATGACCGGAATAGCCCGGACCATTCTCCATCCAAAAAAGAAGATGAAACTCAGCTAAAAAAGGCGTCCTAA
- the rpmG gene encoding 50S ribosomal protein L33 — protein MRVNITLACTECGERNYITKKNKRNNPDRVEFKKYCSRDKKQTVHRETK, from the coding sequence ATGCGCGTAAATATTACTCTAGCTTGCACTGAATGCGGTGAGCGTAACTATATTACTAAAAAGAATAAGCGAAACAATCCAGATCGCGTTGAATTCAAAAAGTATTGCTCACGTGATAAAAAACAAACTGTACATCGTGAAACAAAGTAA
- a CDS encoding YqgQ family protein, which translates to MKTLYDVQQLLMRFGNYVYFGDREVELDFMADELKEMYTSGIIDRTEWLNAMTILQMELAKLNRKTM; encoded by the coding sequence ATGAAAACGTTATATGATGTACAGCAGCTGCTCATGAGATTTGGAAATTATGTGTATTTCGGAGATCGTGAAGTGGAATTAGATTTTATGGCAGATGAACTGAAGGAAATGTATACATCGGGCATTATTGACCGGACAGAATGGTTAAACGCAATGACGATTCTTCAAATGGAACTAGCCAAATTAAATCGAAAAACAATGTGA